Proteins encoded within one genomic window of Catharus ustulatus isolate bCatUst1 chromosome 10, bCatUst1.pri.v2, whole genome shotgun sequence:
- the LOC117000968 gene encoding uncharacterized protein LOC117000968 — translation MLGQAGYRVSKEKAQLVRTQVIYLGCEISQGVRKLGVNRIQAICTIPTPRNPQELRSFLGMVGWCRLWIPEFGLKAKPLYEAAKSPVFQWGQTQEKAFQSLKQALKEAPALGLPDLTKPFQLYVNERQRLAIGVLTQKLGSWKRPVGYFSKQLDTVSAGWPGCLRAVAATVLLIREARKLTLGKRMEVFVPHMVIAVLEQKGGHWLSSSRMLQYQALLREQDDIELKTTNHLNPAEFLRSSSQGEGGELTHDCVEIIEQVYASRKDLKDEPLENPEWELFTDGSSFVENGTRYAGYAVVTLTQIIEARALTPGTSAQKAEIQALVRALELSQGKRVNIWTDSKYAFGVIHVHGALWKERGLLNSQGSEIKHKEQILALLEAVHKPQAVAVMHVRGHQNEEGKAFQGNQLADRVAKQVARESLQRCEEHCSGTGLCPWKILSMTSSQEIKYM, via the exons ATGCTGGGACAAGCTGGATACCGAGTATCGAAAGAAAAAGCTCAGCTGGTAAGAACCCAGGTAATTTACCTAGGCTGCGAAATTTCACAAGGGGTGCGAAAGTTAGGAGTTAATCGAATACAAGCAATTTGCACCATACCCACACCACGAAATCCGCAAGAGTTAAGATCCTTTTTGGGCATGGTAGGGTGGTGCCGCTTGTGGATCCCGGAATTTGGACTAAAAGCAAAACCCCTGTATGAGGCAGCCAAAAGCCCTGTGTTTCAGTGGGGACAAACGCAAGAAAAGGCATTCCAGAGTTTGAAACAAGCCTTAAAGGAAGCCCCAGCACTAGGATTGCCAGATCTTACAAAACCTTTTCAACTATATGTAAATGAGAGACAGAGACTGGCAATAGGGGTTCTCACCCAAAAACTGGGCTCATGGAAACGCCCGGTAGGGTACTTCTCAAAACAGCTAGACACTGTAAGCGCCGGATGGCCTGGTTGTCTTagagctgtggcagcaacaGTGCTCCTGATTCGGGAAGCCAGAAAATTGACTCTGGGAAAAAGGATGGAAGTATTTGTTCCCCACATGGTCATTGCAGTTTTGGAACAAAAAGGGGGGCATTGGCTCTCGtcaagccgcatgttacaataccaGGCACTTCTCCGAGAACAGGACgacattgaattaaaaacaactaaTCATCTTAATCCAGCAGAATTTcttaggagcagcagccagggagaaggAGGCGAATTGACGCATGATTGCGTGGAAATCATTGAACAGGTGTATGCCAGCCGGAAAGACCTGAAAGATGAGCCTTTGGAAAATCCGGAATGGGAACTGTTTACAGACGGATCCAGCTTTGTGGAAAACGGAACCAGGTATGCGGGATACGCAGTAGTGACTTTGACACAAATAATAGAAGCTCGAGCCTTAACCCCGGGAACTTCAGCCCAGAAGGCCGAGATACAAGCTCTGGTAAGAGCCTTAGAATTGAGTCAAgggaaaagagtaaatatttggactgattcaaaatatgcctttggagTAATACATGTACATGgagctctgtggaaagaaagaggactgTTAAATTCTCAAGGATCAGAAATTaagcacaaagaacaaatattagcACTATTGGAAGCAGTGCATAAACCTCAGGCAGTAGCAGTGATGCATGTAAGAGGACAtcaaaatgaagaaggaaaagcgTTCCAAGGAAACCAGTTGGCTGACAGAGTTGCCAAACAGGTTGCCCGAGAG TCCTTACAGCGCTGCGAGGAGCATTGCAGTGGAACCGGCCTCTGCCCTTGGAAAATCCTGTCCATGACATCCAGCCAGGAGATCAAGTATATGTGA